The following are encoded together in the Solanum stenotomum isolate F172 unplaced genomic scaffold, ASM1918654v1 scaffold29466, whole genome shotgun sequence genome:
- the LOC125851756 gene encoding uncharacterized protein LOC125851756, translating to MLSRISRFRHTGSCGLPSLLPVAVSGPHLSENSLFGSVGFSKDDEAISTATKFWYIGIWQLFFISGSWSQFCYSTNATVHSQNPLLSNYLIKSLGFSRYEANAAATKLNSVKAPKNPDLVIKFFQEMGLERTEIKKLVSITPRLLFSDVNRTLKPKFQCLREVRVSGSDLVDLFLADGKALYNAVGSHLRSNLDFLRKLVSSEETLVKLIKRSPYLLAVNGPKRFEPKILLLQKFGFSNAQIEKLILQKPRILLQKFEWLEEILHKAEKDLQISPTSGMFMYGVLAVIALGKLTVENKMGVFRSCGWCDQDIMTVFRKQPLCLAMSEARVLRALDVFTRVLGCKPEYLISNPALLMLSLDKRVIPRNQVLKVLEEKKLNQKVSFSRAMYISEPMFRSEFVLPYKDEIPNLYESYVTCVSR from the exons ATGCTTTCTCGAATCTCTAGGTTTCGACATACTGGCAGCTGCGGCTTACCTTCTCTGTTACCAGTAGCTGTTTCCGGGCCTCATTTATCTGAAAACTCTCTCTTTGGTTCAGTTGGATTTTCTAAAGATGATGAAGCAATTTCTACTGCTACCAAG TTTTGGTACATTGGCATTTGGCAGCTTTTTTTCATTAGTGGATCATGGTCTCAGTTTTGCTATTCAACAAATGCGACCGTTCACTCTCAGAACCCTCTCTTGTCGAACTACCTCATCAAATCACTGGGATTCTCCAGATATGAAGCAAATGCTGCAGCTACCAAGTTGAACAGCGTGAAAGCACCTAAGAATCCTGATTTGGTAATCAAATTCTTCCAAGAGATGGGTTTAGAACGGACAGAGATCAAGAAATTAGTTTCTATTACACCGAGACTGCTTTTTTCTGATGTAAACAGAACCCTTAAACCCAAGTTTCAGTGTCTGCGAGAAGTGAGGGTATCTGGATCTGACCTAGTTGATCTCTTCCTAGCAGATGGAAAAGCTTTGTATAATGCAGTAGGTTCTCATTTGAGGTCTAATTTGGATTTTCTTAGGAAACTAGTTAGTAGCGAGGAAACTTTGGTTAAACTTATAAAGAGGTCACCTTATTTACTTGCTGTCAATGGTCCAAAAAGATTTGAACCCAAAATATTGTTGTTGCAAAAATTTGGTTTTTCAAATGCCCAAATCGAGAAACTTATACTTCAGAAACCACGTATACTTCTGCAAAAATTCGAGTGGCTAGAGGAGATATTGCACAAAGCTGAAAAGGATTTACAGATTTCTCCCACATCTGGAATGTTCATGTACGGAGTTCTTGCAGTTATCGCACTAGGTAAGTTAACAGTGGAAAACAAAATGGGAGTTTTCAGGAGTTGTGGATGGTGTGATCAGGATATAATGACTGTGTTCAGAAAGCAACCCCTCTGTTTGGCTATGTCAGAAGCTAGAGTTCTGCGAGCATTGGACGTTTTCACTAGGGTACTCGGATGCAAACCAGAATACTTGATTAGTAATCCTGCGCTTCTAATGCTTAGCCTGGACAAGAGAGTGATTCCTAGAAATCAAGTACTGAAAGTTTTAGAGGAGAAGAAGCTGAATCAGAAAGTATCTTTTTCTCGAGCTATGTATATATCTGAACCTATGTTTCGTTCAGAATTTGTGCTTCCTTACAAGGATGAGATACCTAATCTATATGAGTCATATGTGACATGTGTGAGCCGTTAG